The Lacerta agilis isolate rLacAgi1 chromosome 14, rLacAgi1.pri, whole genome shotgun sequence sequence CTAATGTCAACATTCTGTGTACAAATCTAACCTCAGCTCACACATCCCTCTATTTGTATCTACAGCTGTAGGCTTAGAATCTCTGTGATAGCAACCGCCTGACTTGAATGACGAATTTGCAGATCTACCCAAGCCCAACAACCATAGACAGAAATCAATCTGACATACACTTGTTGTTCTCTACTCCCTAGTCCTGGTGTTGAATAAGAGGTATATTTATGCCATCCTTCACAATGTATGTGATTTATTTTCTTATTGGCCACTGGAATTCCTAGGAGAATTTCTCCATTACAGTCCTCTCGCTAATTGCAAGTACTCTATTGTGTATCCTCTGAGCAATTCTTGAAGAAGAACACGTAATTGttatatcttaagagaaataATACCTGCATGTGATTTTGATAATTAAGGCCAAAAGCAAGAGCAACAATTAAAGAGGCTTGTCTGGAGCCTAGCAGAAAATGGGTTTTATTCATCATAGGGATTGTCATGTATGATAAAATAATTTGATTTTCCCCTCCTCTGCTATTCTAGGGAAGAAAACACGTTTTTGGCAGAATCACCTTTCAGTGCGTGTCACCTAAGTTTAAAGTTAAAGGGATCCAAACCTGAAAAGAGACTGCTAGGTCAAGCAAGGACTCACAAATAGTCCCCGCCCCATTATCAAATATGTAAGTCAATGAGTAGGCATTGGAAATATTCCTATGGACCATTGCCTTGATTCTTCTTCCATGTCCTCTTCAGATATCTTTGCATATCTCTAATTGATCTCTACtctaaactatttttttaaaaaaaattccattaaGAGTGGGATGGTAAGAAATAGACAAACGTTTGGCAAGAGGGGAAATACAAGGACATTTTATGGAACAGAGATGATGGCAAAGGGGGAACAGCTCAACTCCTACTTGCGTTCCATCTTTTCTTACTAAGGTTTGGAAGCAAAAATGGTTGAAATGATGAAAGGAATAGTTTTCGGTCCAATCTACCGGTATGTTAAGAAGTGATATGGAAGCACACAGCCACTTAATAAAAGGTTAATTTTGAATAGATAAGTCCATTCCAATTTGCCAAATACCTTTGTGGCATCACGTGACACCAGTGCCAACTAAATACCCTTTGGTTTAGTGTAGTAAATCAAAGTAAATAGTCTATGTTTGGGATCCAAAATTAATCATTTTAAATCTGATctacttttaaatattttggaGTCAGGTTTGATAAGCAGTTTTCTAGAACAATGGTAAATAATTTAAGATTCACATGAATAAAAGAGAATGCCCTTTATGATTCAAGAATTGCAGTATCAATGTTGGGTTTAGGTAATAAAACATATTTGGATAATTTCCAATAGTCAGGAATAAGCCCATCTTGttgaaaaaaaacccagataatgTAGTCAAAACTGGTACAAGGACGCCCTGACTGTGGAGGCTATACCCTCTCCTCACCTTCAGGCTTTATTAACTTGTTTGACTTTTTCAAGGGAAATGGGtatttgcaaatattcaataTGACTTTCTTCTTGATTTTCCCAAGCTTCTGcttttgttaaaaatttaaattggGGTGAAGAATATGAATTTgaattaaaatattaattatttttcaatattttatttcatttctttttaataatttttcACACTTGCTAAGCTTAttgaaactaccggtactttatttCTCAATTTTCTTTCATGCAAACTATTTACTGATAATTTAGAATGTTTCTGAATTCATAATATGCTCCATTTCAGTATTGTAatgctccatttttatttttattttataatttcgAAGGTATTCAGATCAGCTTTATTTTTGATAACTATGTATTATAATTTCCATTcccttattatatatattttaaagataatTGTTACTATAAATACAGGCGGCCACCAAATAGCACTCCATTATCAAATATGAAAGTCAATGAGTAGGCAATGTAAATTCATATATCATGGTATCACCAATACAATGTATAGCTGGATTTGAGAACTGGAtttaaaagggaaaggaggatcTTTAATCAAAAGATTCAACAGGGGGGGAAAGAAGCTTGTTGAAGCTGTATGAGAACTCTGCCTGAGTCTGTCAACACATACATTTCTCACATGCCACAAATTCACACACTCTCTCCTTCTTGTTCACCaccactctgtgtgtgtttcacacattacattgACATGTCTATctctgtattttttaatattattattattattattattgccattaaTTTATGAATCACCTACTAAACcaccatctgaaggcaatttaCACATAATGACTGCTATCGGTGACCTGAGGTCGAGTACCTAGTtaatgtgcatcagcaggactccctCTGCTGGTGGTAATCCCTTCCCAGACTTCCAGCACACAGGCTGGAGTTGGATATAATCGGTTAGATCCaataagccaataccgctcatcatctgtaaccaataaagttgtggccttttctacccattaaccttatatattgtgtcatgtgtcattttattttcctctggtgggggggggtcGGGACATTGCAACCTATTTTCCACTTACCATTTATGTTGGGAGGAAATGTTTCTAAGACCCAACCTTGTTGCACGCTCACCAGGAGCTGTCCTGTCCTTAGATGCCCACAGGACAAAACAGGGTAACACAAATAAGGCAGGCCAGTAGTTGTAGAGGAGAATAGATCTAATATCAGTGGAATCGTTATTCTGTGCATTTATACTTACAGATGAAAATTAACTTATTTAAGACTCACACATTAAACATGGAAGGAAatgcttttgtatttattttgagtGACCAGGcacgacagccccagcccccagggatcataagaaaGAAATAAGGACTCTGAcaatgttatggaattaaaaattaggacacaactttattaaacttccgaatgtaggaagaccttggcttaggccttgggcgtgtacccctcccagccccccaggtGGGGGTACTGGGAAACATCAGCGTAAATGGGAAATGGGGTGCACTGCGAGATGTACatgtagcaggcagcccagcctaTATCCCCACAGGTAGTGTAGTTCACTGACAGCCTTtcggtgtatggccagtgacacccattatataacccctttaagagggggagcCTGGAATCGCTGCCGCAGGGGGGTGAATCACCActtcacacaccccaccccacccatatagggaagaaaagactaaaggattccacccaaggctataaccaccaaagttgtgacaaattgctacacaaggaagacaaaacctgccaatgcaggaaaatttattcctggtccttcaacagcaaccattcaaagaccgtagcagcgcctactaaacaggaagaaaaagttaacctgcaaacaagaaacataaaacaaagggagggttgttgttatttagtcgtttagtcgtgtccgactctttgtgaccccatggaccagagcacgccaggcactcctctcttccactgcttcctgcagtttggtcagaaacagaaaaggaagggtagggagggtgaatctccagatccgactgcctggctattgtcggctccaccccctaattataaatggggctggccccacctcccagcaagaattttgattactgaggctgggcatgaacctccaaataataacactgagaggcaagccagtcCCCTCTCTACTagtaagttccctgggaactaTAGCACCGCTCGCAATcccacaaagggcacccacatTTTAAAGTGTGAATGCTCATTATTTTAATATGGGCCTGCTGTTTCATGAGATCACAGACAattagcattttcttttcttttttataaattttattttcaagtTTTTATATTTACAATTTCCCAAATATTcaatgcatttccaaaataccAAATACAATGTggactttcccccacccccattctgaaTTCCAATTCCCTGTCCTTTTTTACTTGCATCTCATCATTTAATTTTCAACATCTTTAACAATTAGCATTTTCTCACCTAAAATACCAGTATTTATTTCTTAtccatttattatatttatatattgcccttcattcaaggatcacagggtgcttTACAGTAGAAAACACCaaaatacacaacacacacacccatacacacacagtttaaaagtccatagattatttaattagtcaaaggcatGGGAGAAGAAGAATGCTTTCTCCTGACACTTAAATATACacaatgaagatgccaggcaagtctccctgaGGAGAACATTCCCCAAACATGGAGCCAACACAGAAAAAAACCCATTCTCAGGTCGCCTCCCTCCAGACGTCTCATGGaggggcacaagaagaagggcttcagatgatgaaaatcaatttcctccaagagtgcctggatctCATCCATGGCCAGAGGCAACAGCTTGCGAGGGTGATGGCAACATGCCACGTCTTACATCACGTGTGATATTGATTGCCCCTACTGCTTGCTAGTACAGTCCAAAAACTGAAATTGAGCAATTGACTGTTTTCTTGATATGATGTGTGAAAGAGACAAAATTTCATctgcaaccattcctcatattATGGCAACATGCATAGTATTCAAGTAGTAGGTTTGCAAACCAACTGCGATACCATGTATTTGGGATAATTAACTTTATAGGAACTTCCATAATAGAAATTAATGGGAAATTTGAAGCCCCTTTGATTTTGTTAGGGTTAAGAAATTGTTCTGCATCACTGAAACATCTCATTTTGAGATCAAAACGAAGAAATACGGTACATTTTTGGGAAAAAATCCTCAATGGAATTATATTGTTTGATTTATTCAGAAGCCCATCTATTCATGAAGTGTAATTATGAGGGTTTTAATACGCCCCAGGGGCTTTATTTAAAAGACGGTATTTCCAAAATGCGAACTGACTAGTCACCAAGGGACTTGTTAAAATGTAGGAGAatttataatattatttattgaaaGTTGACCATTTTTACCTGCACAGTATTTGGTCCATATCATGAGGAAACTGTACACATGTCTTTCTGGAGGGCAGTTTTAACTGAAAGGGTTTGTTTGACGGCAACCATTAAATGAGATCTTTTAGGATTCCCATGTGAGCAAACTAAATTATCAGAGTCATACCCTCTGGGATGTAAATTGGTACTACCCAGCTAATGTCTATAATATTAATTATACTCATTTATGAAAAGTGAAGTTCTAATGCTTAAAGTGCAATAGAATTGCTATGGACAATTGTGTAAAGGAGCAGTTTGACATTGTAATGGTTTGCTAAATTTTAGCTATTATGTGAAAGGGCTGCAGTTCATTGGTAAAGTGGAAGGTCTTAGGTTTAAtcactggcatcttcaggtagggctgggaaggactcctacctgaaaccctggagagtcactgccagtcagtgagctAAACAGACTAATAGTTTGACTCAAGGTAAGGGAGCTTCCTGTTGCTGGAGTTTGGTAAACATATTGAAGCAGTGTGCAGAAAGAGCTAGTCTGGTATGACTGCTAGTTGAAAGAATAAAGAACACTTGAGGTTTATTACTCAAggcaaacaaagccattctaTAGTAAGTATAGATTTTACATGTCACCAAGATGGAGCTAACACTAGCACATGCTAAATCATACTGTAACTGGCTCGAACTCACTAAACTTGGAGAATAAGCAAGAAGGAAATAAAAGCATGAAATGAAGTAATCCACTTTACCAACATTAGTTCCTAGAAGAGAAGGAATCAGTGAGAAGGAAGGTTTCATTTCTGTCTATAGGCCACCCCTGGTTAAGGTAACCTATTTCAAGTGTTGTTGCTTTGCTCCCAACACCTATGTTCCCCACtagcatatattaaaaaaaaaccctagccaggcataggcaaccttcggctctccagatggtttggcctacaactcccatgatccctaactaacaggaccggtggtcagggatgatgggaattgtagtccgaaacatctggagagccgaaggttgccaaTGCCTGCCCTAGACAATCTTAATTCAACCCTGACAATTAATTAAGACTAACCACTCATCACCTGAGGTCCTATGTTTAGAGGTTCTTCTGACATTAAATATGTACTACATTGTGCTACATTAAATATACACTCAAGCAAATAGAAATATTGTGCAGAGAATTAAAATATATGAAGGACCAGGAAGAAAAAGCAGGTCTGGGAAGTAGGTCAGGGCACATTTGGGAAAAAGAGCTACTGTAGGGGTCccagagaaacaaaagcaaaagaaaacaaaataagaaatgaaTTATTCATTTTTTACAACTTCTTTTCCAACAAATATATTTACCGAGTTTACAGAGAAGCATGTTCTTCCCTCTCAACCTCCACAGGGCATCTTTCACTTCCTTGTTCCTCAGACTATAGATCATAGGATTCAGCATGGGTGTGACAATGGAATAGAATAGAGCAACTAGCCTGTCTATGTCCTCAATGTGACTGGATTTGGGACGCAGGTACATGGCACTGGCAGAACCGTAGAACAAGGTAACCACTATGAGATGTGATGAGCAAGTAGAGAAGGCTTTGTGCCTACTTTCAGCTGATGGCATGTTCAGTACAGTGAAAAGGATTCGAATGTAGGAAACCAGCACCAGCAGGAACGGAGATAATGTGATTAACACACTGAATGCAAGAATTGACATCTCATTCCTTGTGGTATCAGTGCAAGCCATCTTCAGCACTGGTGGCACATCACAGAAGAAGTGGTTAATCTTATTGGGACCACAGTAGGGCAAGGTGAATATCCAAACTACGTTGCCAAGAGGCATCACAATGCCACATAGCCAGGAGGCCACTGTCATCTGAGCACAAGCTTTTTGGTTCATAATCAGTGGATAATGCAGTGGGGAACAGATGGCCATGTAGCGGTCATAGGCCATGGCAGCCAACAGATAGCACTCAACTGTTCCAAGCGAGAGAAGAAAATACATCTGAGCAGCACACCcagcaaaggagatgctcttaGACTCAGACATAAAATTGACCACCATCTTGGGGAGGGTCACCGAGGTGTAGCAAATCTCTAAGAAGGACAAGTTCCTTAAGAAGAAATACATGGGTGTGTGAAGGGCTGAGTCAACCAAGGTGAGGGTGATAATCAGGCCATTTCCCAAAAGTGTCAGGGTATACATAGCAAGGAACCCAACACAGAATAACACTTGTGTTCCAGAGCTATTAGAGAATTCAATGAAAATGAAATCAGGTGTCAGGGTATGATTTACCAGTTTGTATTCCAGAATATAAGTCATCTAAAAAAGGAAATGGAGAAACAAAAATTACTTTCCAGACAATTCAGTTTATTTATAATTATACGGATCACCTTAACatagagatggggaacttgcagTGGTCTGGGTGTCGTTGCACTActgcttccatcatccctgaccactcgttATGCTgtttggggttgatgggaactgcagttcaacatggggggggggagttcactcATCCTTCTCTACTGGCAATCCCTACAGTTTCCCCCTCAGTTCTTATAAACTGTTCTGGGGATATCATTGAAGGTTGGTATAGAAATATATAGGATTACGGTTTTAAAAATACTTGTGAAAGGCATGCTTTTTGGTCATTTGCTCCATGTGATCAAGTCAAGTACTCTTCGTTCCTCCTATACCAGTGTGCCTTTGTCTTGTGAAAGAACCCACCACAGTGAGGTTTAGTGagcatttcaaaagaaaagaaagacttaCCTCTGAGATGAGAACAAATATCTGTGCCAGGTTCCTGAAGCAGATGCTTCTATGCATGAGACAGTGCTATATCACACAATGCATGGAGAGATTCTATGGAGGTGTCCCCTGTAGACTCTGGTGGTTAAGAGATTAGTTATACACATGGGTGGTCTGAAAGCATGCCAATGGGGA is a genomic window containing:
- the LOC117057895 gene encoding olfactory receptor 10A7-like — its product is MYTLTLLGNGLIITLTLVDSALHTPMYFFLRNLSFLEICYTSVTLPKMVVNFMSESKSISFAGCAAQMYFLLSLGTVECYLLAAMAYDRYMAICSPLHYPLIMNQKACAQMTVASWLCGIVMPLGNVVWIFTLPYCGPNKINHFFCDVPPVLKMACTDTTRNEMSILAFSVLITLSPFLLVLVSYIRILFTVLNMPSAESRHKAFSTCSSHLIVVTLFYGSASAMYLRPKSSHIEDIDRLVALFYSIVTPMLNPMIYSLRNKEVKDALWRLRGKNMLLCKLGKYICWKRSCKK